One genomic segment of Cystobacter fuscus DSM 2262 includes these proteins:
- a CDS encoding glycosyltransferase family 39 protein: MLPPRHFPSRRALTFWFVGLSLLALAACARLADARNVFAGEHVELVATDSHYYVRFAHLQQAAFPRFSPFDPYINAPTGASIIWPPLHTWLVALFLRLGPEAPERAAAWVDPVLSLCGLGLLSLLVRRWRGEAVALGMLALLALVPAAVEAGALGNADHHVHEPFLAALCALLLGQALKTRGVALGAVTGAVLGLAPLLTTSGFVLLPGLAASLPVAAWLQRERVGAGVGRVGLALGLGTAGVLALGVVLFGEPRSLAYHGLTAFAPLLALGLLCGASGLALLLERRRGGWLVLGLAMPCAVPLLPELSRAWRHLRLGDPLLAVVMESTPLWKDPEFAGQLLGPVLVLLPVGLVAASARAWTERDASAAPLVLGTLSLGAAALLQARFSQPLMGYAALCVAVGWEGLLRGAAPRVRRVSAAALGLAGLPLLAGAVPHPRQPDASPIGRVRSTMEWLREHTPEPSPPWDAGVRPAWSIIAPYDMGHLLVLWAERPAVATPFSQVPVHQEANARASAVLGATSEEESYALARESSARYLLLTPMDEVLGRPEVKLSETLAFWLREHAGLATGAWAASTRFRLVHDSAESRRQHPELPHARVFEVVPGAELRGRCAPGASVTAALELETGRGGTLRYEPHATASREGGFSLRVAYPTDRDTRESDVLARGAYRVQCEGGGGTARVSERAVREGQAVDVEA, encoded by the coding sequence CCAGACGCGCCCTGACTTTCTGGTTCGTCGGATTGTCGCTGCTCGCGTTGGCCGCCTGCGCCCGGCTCGCGGACGCACGCAACGTCTTCGCCGGGGAGCACGTGGAACTGGTCGCCACGGACTCGCACTACTACGTGCGCTTCGCCCACCTCCAACAGGCCGCCTTCCCCCGCTTCTCGCCCTTCGATCCGTACATCAACGCACCCACCGGCGCGTCCATCATCTGGCCCCCCCTGCACACCTGGCTCGTGGCCCTCTTCCTGCGGCTCGGCCCCGAGGCCCCCGAGCGCGCCGCCGCCTGGGTGGATCCGGTGCTGTCGCTCTGCGGGTTGGGGCTGCTGTCACTCCTGGTGAGGCGCTGGCGCGGCGAGGCCGTCGCCCTCGGGATGCTCGCCCTGCTGGCCCTGGTGCCGGCGGCGGTGGAGGCGGGGGCGCTCGGCAACGCGGACCACCATGTCCACGAGCCGTTCCTCGCCGCCCTCTGCGCGCTGTTGCTCGGCCAGGCATTGAAGACGCGCGGCGTCGCGCTCGGTGCCGTCACGGGCGCGGTGCTGGGGCTCGCGCCGCTGCTCACCACCAGTGGCTTCGTCCTGCTGCCGGGCCTCGCCGCCTCGCTCCCCGTCGCCGCGTGGCTCCAGCGCGAGCGGGTGGGGGCGGGCGTGGGCCGGGTGGGGCTCGCCCTCGGCCTGGGGACCGCCGGGGTGCTGGCCCTGGGCGTGGTGCTGTTCGGCGAGCCCCGCTCGCTCGCCTACCATGGCCTCACCGCCTTCGCGCCCCTGCTCGCCCTGGGGCTGCTGTGCGGGGCCTCGGGACTGGCCCTGCTCCTGGAGCGCCGCCGCGGCGGGTGGCTGGTGCTCGGCCTCGCCATGCCGTGTGCCGTGCCGCTGCTGCCGGAGCTATCCCGGGCCTGGCGGCACCTGCGGCTGGGGGATCCGCTCCTCGCCGTCGTCATGGAGTCCACGCCGCTGTGGAAGGATCCGGAGTTCGCCGGACAGTTGCTCGGCCCGGTGCTGGTGCTGCTGCCGGTGGGGCTCGTCGCCGCGAGCGCGCGGGCGTGGACGGAGCGGGACGCGAGCGCCGCGCCCCTGGTGCTCGGCACGCTCTCGCTCGGTGCCGCCGCGCTGCTCCAGGCCCGCTTCTCCCAACCGCTGATGGGGTACGCGGCCCTGTGCGTCGCGGTGGGGTGGGAGGGCCTGTTGCGCGGCGCGGCCCCTCGCGTCCGGCGCGTCTCGGCCGCCGCGTTGGGGCTCGCGGGACTGCCCCTGCTCGCCGGAGCCGTGCCGCACCCGCGACAACCCGATGCCAGCCCCATCGGCCGCGTGCGCTCCACGATGGAGTGGCTGCGCGAGCACACGCCCGAGCCCTCGCCGCCGTGGGACGCGGGTGTCCGGCCGGCGTGGAGCATCATCGCGCCCTATGACATGGGGCACTTGCTGGTGCTGTGGGCTGAGCGCCCCGCGGTGGCCACACCCTTCTCCCAGGTGCCGGTGCACCAGGAGGCCAATGCACGGGCCAGCGCGGTGCTCGGCGCCACGTCCGAGGAGGAGTCCTATGCGCTCGCGCGGGAGTCGTCCGCGCGCTACCTGCTGCTCACCCCCATGGACGAGGTGCTGGGACGCCCCGAGGTGAAGCTGTCCGAGACGCTCGCCTTCTGGCTGCGGGAGCACGCGGGGCTCGCCACGGGGGCGTGGGCCGCGAGCACGCGCTTCCGGCTCGTGCATGACTCGGCCGAGTCGCGCCGCCAGCATCCGGAGCTGCCCCATGCCCGGGTGTTCGAGGTCGTCCCTGGCGCCGAGCTGCGCGGCCGGTGCGCGCCTGGCGCGTCGGTGACGGCCGCGTTGGAGCTGGAGACGGGGCGGGGTGGGACGCTCCGGTACGAGCCCCATGCCACCGCGAGTCGGGAGGGTGGCTTCTCCCTGCGCGTGGCCTATCCAA